A window of Deinococcus malanensis contains these coding sequences:
- a CDS encoding polyphosphate kinase 2 family protein, producing the protein MNPESYRVQAGRKVSLSNWSTNDHAGLTKEGSQVLMAPLLEELAEWQERLYAESQQALLIVLQARDAGGKDGVVKKVIGAFNPNGVRISNFKIPSEEERAHDFLWRIHAQAPRQGMIGVFNRSHYEDALVTRVYNLIDVATAEQRLKHIRHFEEMLSSSGTRILKFYLHISRDEQKRRLQARLDVPEKNWKFNPGDLKDREHWEQFTEAYEAALGTSTEQAPWFVIPADRKWFRDLLISTIILETLKAMNPQYPSITYDPRTIHIQ; encoded by the coding sequence AGTCCTACCGTGTGCAGGCAGGGAGAAAGGTCAGCCTGTCGAACTGGTCTACGAATGATCACGCTGGCCTGACCAAGGAAGGCAGCCAGGTCCTGATGGCTCCTCTTCTGGAAGAACTGGCAGAGTGGCAGGAGCGCCTCTATGCCGAAAGCCAGCAGGCCCTGCTTATCGTCTTGCAGGCACGTGACGCGGGTGGTAAGGACGGTGTGGTCAAAAAGGTGATCGGCGCTTTTAATCCCAATGGCGTCCGGATCTCCAATTTCAAGATTCCAAGCGAGGAAGAGCGTGCCCACGACTTCCTGTGGCGTATTCATGCCCAGGCACCCCGACAAGGCATGATCGGGGTGTTTAATCGCAGCCACTACGAGGACGCTCTGGTGACTCGCGTTTATAATCTCATTGATGTAGCCACGGCTGAGCAGCGACTCAAGCACATTCGTCATTTCGAGGAGATGCTCAGCAGCAGCGGCACAAGAATCCTGAAGTTCTACCTGCACATCAGCCGGGACGAGCAGAAGAGGCGGCTGCAGGCGCGCCTGGATGTCCCGGAGAAAAACTGGAAGTTCAACCCTGGTGACCTCAAGGACCGTGAACACTGGGAACAGTTCACCGAAGCTTATGAGGCTGCGCTTGGTACCAGCACGGAGCAGGCACCCTGGTTCGTTATTCCGGCAGACCGGAAATGGTTCCGGGACCTTCTGATCAGCACCATTATTCTGGAA